In Rhodanobacter denitrificans, a single window of DNA contains:
- a CDS encoding bifunctional diguanylate cyclase/phosphodiesterase has protein sequence MSASPTIRSSQPPPVARDLAALHAAVERLFEAPDAAGVMDVCELMLDNFGIHGRLRWRRMDEQPGHLAGQMDLAEDPQGPRTLVLEWADLPLPEALRDRLDWLGRLADIRLHQLAETSHLYEAISRLALAERLQRALYAIAEQAGADHDMPEMMRSLHAIVSSLMYAENFYIVLYDAATDTVRFPYYVDIADTDPPPPDQHLPLHGMLHSLTWNLLQEGRPLMGSFEELKQQFGDRFVPIGPSCEHWLGAPLLRTGRVVGGIVMQSYRADTHYSRHDLELLNYVAQHVQTALERREAHLELGRRVTDRTAALREANRVLRQQVLQRQRGERLQAALFRIAELANTSDSLDKFYAAMHQVISGLLYARNFYIALIDEENGHLTFPYSVDDMDSVRPPRAHGRGATEYVLRHAKPLLATPAEIDRLSALGEISLFGARSVCWLGVPLIWGGKAMGVLALQSYSPEHTYNERDQELLTFVSYHIANALQRKQAATALKQAYAGLERRVTERTRALALANRDLREQIAERERVERRLKYETLHDSLTGLPNRTLLLQRLEQAMQRYAANPGEQFAVLFIDLDRFKVINDSVGHLVGDDLLFQVGGRIRACLKTRDVVARLGGDEFAVLLEGIVETGKATLIAERIISELQTPFRLGTKEIFTSASIGIALARPHYRQPEELLRDADAAMYNAKDGGRHRAAMFDDRLRREALSLLDMESDLRHALSRNEFEPFYQPIVELADGRITGYEALLRWHHPERGLLPPHDFLLIAEECGCAEAIDWQIFEQVCTQAVRLIGTDGFISINVSGRHFRSADLDLRLLALFDQYAVPTRCIRIEVTEHALLENPTQVKQMLQNLRSHGVGIALDDFGTGYSSLSYLHQYPFETLKIDRSFITELPPDDAETQGLALVRAIQVLADSLRMKVIAEGIEEESQRQALLRVGCRYGQGFLFAEAQPASTWLGADKPLLLA, from the coding sequence ATGAGTGCCTCACCGACGATCCGCTCATCCCAACCACCGCCGGTGGCACGGGATCTTGCGGCCCTGCACGCGGCGGTCGAACGGCTGTTCGAGGCACCCGACGCCGCCGGCGTGATGGACGTGTGCGAACTCATGCTGGACAACTTCGGCATCCATGGCCGGCTGCGCTGGCGGCGCATGGACGAGCAACCCGGCCATCTGGCCGGGCAGATGGATCTGGCCGAGGACCCGCAAGGCCCGCGCACCCTGGTGCTCGAATGGGCCGACCTGCCGCTGCCCGAAGCCCTGCGCGACCGGCTGGACTGGCTGGGCCGGCTGGCCGACATCCGGCTGCACCAACTGGCCGAGACCAGCCACCTGTACGAGGCGATCTCGCGGCTGGCGCTGGCCGAGAGACTGCAGCGCGCGCTCTACGCGATCGCCGAGCAGGCCGGCGCCGACCACGACATGCCCGAGATGATGCGCTCGCTGCACGCCATCGTCAGCAGCCTGATGTACGCGGAGAATTTCTACATCGTGCTGTACGACGCGGCCACCGACACCGTCCGTTTTCCCTATTACGTCGACATCGCCGATACCGACCCGCCGCCGCCGGACCAGCACCTGCCGCTGCACGGCATGCTGCACAGCCTGACCTGGAACCTGCTGCAGGAAGGCCGCCCGCTGATGGGTTCATTTGAAGAGCTGAAGCAGCAGTTCGGCGACCGCTTCGTGCCGATCGGCCCCAGTTGCGAACACTGGCTGGGTGCGCCGCTGCTGCGCACCGGCCGCGTCGTCGGCGGCATCGTGATGCAGAGCTACCGTGCCGACACTCATTACTCGCGGCACGACCTGGAATTGCTGAACTACGTGGCGCAGCACGTGCAGACCGCGCTGGAGCGGCGCGAGGCGCACCTCGAGCTGGGCCGCCGGGTCACCGACCGCACCGCCGCGCTGCGCGAGGCCAACCGCGTGCTGCGCCAGCAGGTGCTGCAGCGCCAGCGCGGCGAACGCCTGCAGGCGGCGCTGTTCCGCATCGCCGAGCTGGCCAACACCTCGGACAGCCTGGACAAGTTCTACGCGGCCATGCATCAGGTGATCAGCGGCCTGCTGTACGCGCGCAACTTCTACATCGCGCTGATTGACGAGGAGAACGGCCACCTCACCTTCCCCTATTCGGTGGACGACATGGACAGCGTGCGGCCGCCGCGTGCGCACGGCCGGGGTGCCACCGAGTACGTGCTGCGCCACGCCAAGCCGCTGCTGGCCACGCCGGCGGAAATCGACCGGCTCAGCGCGCTCGGCGAAATCAGCCTCTTCGGCGCACGCTCGGTGTGCTGGCTCGGCGTGCCGCTGATCTGGGGCGGCAAGGCAATGGGCGTGCTGGCGCTGCAAAGCTACTCGCCCGAGCACACCTACAACGAGCGCGATCAGGAGCTGCTGACCTTCGTCAGCTACCACATCGCCAACGCGCTGCAGCGCAAACAGGCCGCGACGGCGCTGAAGCAGGCCTATGCCGGGCTGGAGCGCCGCGTCACCGAGCGCACCCGCGCGCTGGCGCTGGCCAACCGCGACCTGCGCGAGCAGATCGCGGAGCGCGAGCGCGTCGAGCGCCGGCTGAAGTACGAAACGCTGCACGACTCGCTGACCGGCCTGCCGAACCGCACCCTGCTGCTGCAACGGCTGGAACAGGCGATGCAGCGCTACGCCGCCAACCCGGGCGAGCAGTTCGCCGTGCTGTTCATCGACCTGGACCGCTTCAAGGTGATCAACGACTCGGTCGGCCACCTGGTCGGCGACGACCTGCTGTTCCAGGTCGGCGGCCGCATCCGCGCCTGCCTGAAGACGCGCGACGTGGTCGCGCGCCTGGGTGGCGACGAGTTCGCGGTCCTGCTGGAGGGCATCGTCGAGACCGGCAAGGCCACCCTGATCGCCGAGCGCATCATCAGCGAGCTGCAGACGCCGTTCCGGCTCGGCACCAAGGAGATCTTCACCTCCGCTTCGATCGGCATCGCGCTGGCCCGCCCGCATTACCGCCAGCCGGAGGAACTGCTGCGCGACGCCGACGCGGCGATGTACAACGCGAAGGACGGCGGCCGCCATCGCGCGGCGATGTTCGACGACCGCCTGCGCCGCGAGGCGCTGTCGCTGCTGGACATGGAGAGCGACCTGCGCCACGCGCTGAGCCGCAACGAGTTCGAGCCGTTCTACCAGCCGATCGTCGAACTCGCGGACGGCCGCATCACCGGCTACGAGGCGCTGCTGCGCTGGCACCATCCCGAGCGCGGCCTGCTGCCGCCGCACGATTTCCTGCTGATCGCCGAGGAATGCGGCTGCGCCGAGGCGATCGACTGGCAGATCTTCGAGCAGGTGTGCACCCAGGCAGTGCGGCTGATCGGCACCGACGGTTTCATCAGCATCAACGTGTCCGGCCGGCACTTCCGCTCGGCCGACCTCGACCTGCGGCTGCTGGCGCTGTTCGACCAGTACGCCGTGCCCACGCGCTGCATCCGCATCGAGGTCACCGAGCACGCGCTGCTGGAGAACCCGACCCAGGTCAAGCAGATGCTGCAGAACCTGCGCAGCCACGGCGTCGGCATCGCGCTGGACGACTTCGGCACCGGCTATTCCTCGCTCAGCTACCTGCACCAGTACCCGTTCGAGACGCTGAAGATCGACCGCTCCTTCATCACCGAGCTGCCACCGGACGACGCCGAGACGCAAGGCCTGGCATTGGTGCGCGCGATCCAGGTGCTGGCCGATTCGCTGCGGATGAAGGTGATCGCCGAGGGCATCGAGGAAGAATCGCAGCGGCAGGCGCTGCTGCGCGTCGGCTGCCGCTACGGCCAGGGCTTCCTGTTCGCCGAGGCACAGCCGGCCAGCACCTGGCTCGGCGCGGACAAGCCGCTGCTGCTGGCCTGA
- a CDS encoding DUF4097 family beta strand repeat-containing protein — MKTARYLPLLLCLCISQALADTPIQLRHDATSTARISIGNVAGTVNVTAWDRNEVQVSGRLGDGAKPLAVTGTDDNLQIKVEPQGGPGWFNWGGDSKMAPTTLELHVPRAASLDVDVVSAPLVIDGMDGGSIQVNTVSGKARINARTPSLKVDSVSGGIEQAGQAGQAELKTVSGEILAPALGHEVELQTISGRIQASGGPWRKLTLSTVSGDVQLSGALAPAGSIGIDSMSGDVQLQLPAATSASLHASSFSGDLRSDFGTPKEPEHGPGSSLDVRLGDGTGKINIETFSGDLRVRKRD, encoded by the coding sequence ATGAAAACCGCCCGCTACCTTCCCTTGCTGCTGTGCTTGTGCATCAGCCAGGCCCTCGCCGACACGCCGATCCAGCTGCGCCACGACGCCACGTCGACCGCCCGCATCAGCATCGGCAACGTCGCCGGCACGGTGAACGTGACCGCCTGGGACCGCAACGAGGTGCAAGTCAGCGGCCGGCTCGGCGACGGCGCCAAGCCGCTGGCGGTCACCGGCACCGACGACAACCTGCAGATCAAGGTCGAACCGCAAGGTGGCCCCGGCTGGTTCAACTGGGGCGGCGACAGCAAGATGGCGCCCACCACGCTGGAGCTGCACGTGCCCAGGGCAGCCTCGCTCGACGTCGACGTGGTCAGCGCACCGCTGGTCATCGACGGCATGGACGGCGGCAGCATCCAGGTCAACACGGTCAGCGGCAAGGCGCGCATCAACGCACGCACGCCCTCGCTGAAGGTGGACAGCGTCAGCGGCGGCATCGAGCAGGCCGGGCAGGCCGGGCAGGCCGAGCTGAAGACCGTCAGCGGCGAGATCCTCGCGCCTGCGCTGGGCCACGAGGTCGAACTGCAGACCATCTCCGGCCGCATCCAGGCCAGCGGCGGGCCATGGCGGAAGCTCACCCTCAGCACGGTGTCCGGCGACGTGCAGCTCAGCGGCGCGCTGGCTCCCGCCGGCAGCATCGGCATCGACAGCATGAGCGGCGACGTGCAGCTGCAACTGCCGGCGGCCACCTCGGCCAGCCTGCACGCCAGCAGCTTCAGCGGTGACCTGCGCAGCGATTTCGGCACGCCGAAGGAACCCGAGCACGGCCCCGGCAGCTCGCTGGACGTCCGCCTCGGCGACGGCACCGGCAAGATCAACATCGAGACCTTCAGCGGCGACCTGCGCGTGCGCAAGCGGGACTGA
- a CDS encoding RNA polymerase sigma factor, whose protein sequence is MSPASTRANDSDDVRAAAAGDRHAFQRLYRLHVGRVHGAVYRLAGYDHARAEDLTQDAFVRAWQKLPGFRHESAFGTWLYRLAVNVALMDIRARGADPVSMLDDEHLPDTGETPFCAAEREELERAIGSLPPRARAVLVLHDIEGWRHEEIGSELGMAIGTSKAQLHRARGLLRKLLGECS, encoded by the coding sequence ATGTCGCCCGCCTCAACGCGAGCCAACGACAGCGATGACGTGCGCGCGGCGGCCGCCGGCGACCGCCACGCGTTCCAGCGGCTGTACCGGCTGCACGTAGGTCGCGTGCACGGCGCGGTGTATCGGCTCGCCGGCTACGACCATGCGCGCGCCGAAGACCTCACCCAGGATGCCTTTGTCCGCGCCTGGCAGAAATTGCCTGGCTTCCGCCACGAAAGCGCGTTCGGCACCTGGCTGTACCGGCTGGCGGTGAACGTGGCGCTGATGGACATCCGCGCCCGCGGCGCCGACCCGGTCAGCATGCTCGACGACGAGCACCTGCCGGACACCGGCGAGACCCCGTTCTGCGCCGCCGAGCGCGAAGAGCTGGAACGCGCGATCGGCAGCCTGCCGCCGCGTGCCCGCGCCGTGCTGGTGCTGCACGACATCGAGGGCTGGCGGCATGAAGAGATCGGCAGCGAACTGGGCATGGCGATCGGCACCTCGAAAGCACAGCTGCACCGCGCCCGCGGCCTGCTGCGCAAGCTATTGGGAGAATGCTCGTGA
- a CDS encoding phosphoenolpyruvate carboxykinase (GTP) produces MASKLEALEQWVNQAAALTRPARIHWCDGSDAEYQALVQQMLADGTLIELNQQTHPGCYLHRSHPTDVARVEHLTLVCHPNREDAGPNNHWMDPAEAHAKIDALFDGCMEGRTMYVIPYCMGPIDSPLARCGVEITDSPYVVANMRIMTRMGAAAQARIEREGTFVKGLHSIGELDPERRWIMHFPAEFSIKSYGSGYGGNALLGKKCHALRIASNQARTEGWLAEHMLIVGIENPRGETHYVAAAFPSACGKTNLSMLIPPEGYRRDGWKVWTIGDDICWMHPGADGRLYAINPEAGFFGVAPGTSDATNHNAMRSISHDTIFTNVAVTADNQPWWEGLPGAPVTDWQGRPYDPANGPAAHPNSRFTVSAKQCPTWSETAEAAQGVPISAIVFGGRRPSLLPLVMEARDWSHGVLMGAAMGSETTAAATGAVGVLRRDSMAMKPFCGYHYGDYFAHWLSFDRPGAKLPKVFHVNWFRKGADGKFLWPGFGDNLRVLEWMIDRAEGRASGAETPIGILPDEGELKLDGLRLERARLEELLEVDNASWQAELSAIGDYLASFAPRLPERLRREQQRVVQALEDDAGPSRREAAAS; encoded by the coding sequence ATGGCCAGCAAGCTGGAAGCGCTCGAACAGTGGGTCAACCAGGCGGCGGCGCTGACCCGCCCCGCACGGATCCACTGGTGCGACGGCTCGGACGCCGAATACCAGGCCCTGGTGCAGCAGATGCTGGCCGACGGCACGCTGATCGAACTGAACCAGCAAACCCATCCGGGCTGCTACCTGCACCGCTCCCATCCCACCGACGTGGCCCGCGTCGAGCACCTCACCCTGGTCTGCCATCCGAACCGGGAAGACGCCGGCCCGAACAACCACTGGATGGACCCGGCCGAGGCGCACGCCAAGATCGACGCGCTGTTCGACGGCTGCATGGAAGGCCGCACCATGTACGTGATCCCGTACTGCATGGGCCCGATCGACTCGCCGCTGGCACGCTGCGGGGTGGAGATCACCGACAGCCCGTACGTGGTCGCCAACATGCGGATCATGACCCGCATGGGCGCCGCCGCGCAGGCGCGCATCGAGCGCGAAGGCACGTTCGTCAAGGGCCTGCACTCCATCGGCGAGCTCGACCCCGAGCGCCGCTGGATCATGCACTTCCCGGCCGAGTTCAGCATCAAGTCCTACGGCTCCGGCTACGGCGGCAACGCGCTCTTGGGCAAGAAGTGCCACGCGCTGCGCATCGCCAGCAACCAGGCGCGCACCGAAGGCTGGCTGGCCGAACACATGCTGATCGTCGGCATCGAGAACCCGCGCGGCGAGACGCACTACGTCGCCGCCGCGTTCCCCTCCGCCTGCGGCAAGACCAACTTGTCGATGCTGATTCCGCCGGAAGGCTACCGGCGTGACGGCTGGAAGGTGTGGACGATCGGCGACGACATCTGCTGGATGCACCCCGGCGCGGACGGACGGCTGTACGCGATCAACCCGGAGGCCGGCTTCTTCGGCGTGGCGCCGGGCACCAGCGACGCCACCAACCACAATGCGATGCGCAGCATCTCGCACGACACCATCTTCACCAACGTCGCCGTCACCGCCGACAACCAGCCGTGGTGGGAAGGCCTGCCCGGCGCGCCCGTCACCGACTGGCAGGGGCGTCCGTACGACCCGGCCAACGGCCCCGCCGCGCACCCCAATTCCCGCTTCACGGTCAGCGCGAAGCAGTGCCCGACCTGGTCGGAGACGGCCGAAGCCGCGCAGGGCGTGCCGATCAGCGCGATCGTGTTCGGCGGCCGCCGGCCCTCGCTGCTGCCGCTGGTGATGGAAGCGCGCGACTGGAGCCACGGCGTACTGATGGGCGCCGCGATGGGCTCGGAGACCACCGCCGCCGCCACCGGCGCAGTCGGCGTGCTGCGTCGCGACTCGATGGCGATGAAGCCGTTCTGCGGCTACCACTATGGCGACTACTTCGCGCACTGGCTGTCGTTCGACCGGCCCGGCGCGAAGCTGCCGAAGGTGTTCCACGTCAACTGGTTCCGCAAGGGCGCCGACGGCAAGTTCCTGTGGCCGGGCTTCGGCGACAACCTGCGCGTGCTGGAGTGGATGATCGACCGCGCCGAAGGCCGCGCGAGCGGCGCGGAGACGCCGATCGGCATCCTGCCGGACGAAGGCGAACTCAAGCTCGACGGGCTCAGGCTCGAGCGTGCCCGGCTCGAGGAACTGCTCGAGGTGGACAACGCCAGCTGGCAGGCCGAGTTGTCGGCCATCGGCGACTACCTCGCCAGCTTTGCCCCGCGCCTGCCCGAACGCCTGCGCCGGGAACAGCAGCGCGTGGTGCAGGCACTGGAAGACGACGCCGGCCCGTCGCGCCGCGAGGCCGCTGCTTCCTGA
- a CDS encoding TetR/AcrR family transcriptional regulator, with the protein MNVSSKPERTRLSAEDWELAALQLIAEHGVGALAVEALARQLGVTKGSFYWHFRTREALLHATLERWEQYGEREVLGQIEQIADPRQRLPELFRRVAHELQPHRVYAALLKALDHPQVVPVMARVSQRRMEFLTTAYREAGLAPAQALNRARLTYAAYVGFLQLNFTLGLPRLNHEEFDAYVEHMITTLIPA; encoded by the coding sequence ATGAATGTCAGTAGCAAGCCAGAACGCACCCGGCTGTCGGCCGAGGATTGGGAACTTGCCGCCCTGCAGCTGATTGCCGAACACGGCGTCGGCGCACTGGCCGTGGAAGCGCTGGCGCGCCAGCTGGGCGTGACCAAGGGCAGTTTCTACTGGCATTTCCGCACCCGCGAGGCTTTGCTGCATGCCACGCTGGAACGCTGGGAGCAGTACGGCGAGCGCGAAGTGCTGGGCCAGATCGAGCAGATCGCCGACCCGCGCCAGCGCCTGCCCGAGCTGTTTCGCCGCGTCGCGCACGAACTGCAGCCGCACCGGGTATATGCGGCGCTGCTGAAGGCGCTGGATCACCCGCAGGTGGTGCCGGTGATGGCGCGCGTATCGCAGCGGCGCATGGAGTTCCTCACCACCGCCTACCGTGAGGCCGGCCTGGCCCCGGCGCAGGCGCTGAACCGCGCGCGGCTGACCTATGCCGCCTACGTCGGCTTCCTGCAGCTGAACTTCACCCTGGGCCTGCCGCGGCTCAATCATGAAGAGTTCGACGCCTACGTCGAACACATGATCACCACCCTCATCCCGGCCTGA
- a CDS encoding alpha/beta fold hydrolase — MVIHAPTSPLLSRFRAADLTLAVETRCPAGRPSLLFAHGFGQTRGAWNGAAAALAQAGCRCVTFDARGHGESDRMAEGAESGHGYHMDQFADDLQRLAAAQPQPPILVGASMGGLLGIVLAGEIRPSPFRALVLVDITPRWETAGVERILAFMQAHPHGFANYAEAAEQIAAYLPQRRERKSEQQLRPLLREGSDGRLRWHWDPALLAGDLVQESERYQPRLQAAATTIEVPVLLLSGARSDVVSRATVDEFMHLVPHAQHVELPHATHMVAGDANDAFTHEVARFVQSLDPLPVDRRVAGAAQSQ, encoded by the coding sequence ATGGTGATCCACGCCCCCACGTCCCCGCTGCTCAGCCGCTTTCGCGCTGCCGACCTGACTCTGGCGGTGGAGACGCGCTGCCCGGCGGGTCGACCGAGCCTGCTGTTCGCGCACGGGTTCGGCCAGACCCGCGGCGCCTGGAACGGCGCGGCGGCGGCGCTGGCGCAGGCGGGTTGCCGCTGCGTCACGTTCGATGCGCGCGGCCACGGCGAGAGCGACCGGATGGCGGAAGGCGCGGAGTCCGGCCATGGCTACCACATGGACCAGTTTGCCGACGACCTGCAGCGCCTGGCCGCAGCGCAGCCGCAGCCGCCGATCCTGGTCGGCGCGTCGATGGGCGGCCTGCTCGGCATCGTGCTGGCCGGCGAAATCCGGCCGTCGCCGTTCCGTGCGCTGGTGCTGGTGGACATCACGCCGCGCTGGGAAACCGCCGGGGTGGAACGCATCCTCGCCTTCATGCAGGCGCATCCGCACGGCTTCGCGAACTACGCCGAGGCGGCCGAGCAGATCGCCGCCTACCTCCCGCAGCGGCGCGAACGCAAGAGCGAGCAGCAGCTGCGCCCGTTGCTGCGCGAAGGCAGCGACGGCCGGCTGCGCTGGCACTGGGATCCGGCCCTGCTGGCGGGCGACCTGGTGCAGGAAAGCGAGCGCTACCAGCCGCGCCTGCAGGCCGCCGCGACGACGATCGAGGTGCCGGTGCTGCTGCTCTCGGGCGCGCGCAGCGACGTGGTGTCGCGCGCCACCGTCGACGAGTTCATGCATCTGGTGCCGCACGCGCAGCATGTCGAGTTGCCGCACGCCACGCACATGGTGGCGGGCGATGCGAATGACGCCTTCACGCACGAAGTTGCCCGCTTTGTGCAGAGTCTTGATCCGCTACCCGTCGACCGGCGCGTTGCCGGTGCCGCCCAATCGCAATGA